In Actinomadura luteofluorescens, the sequence CGGCCATGGCGACGTTCCAGAGGGTGACGAGCATGGCCTGCGCCGCGTCGGCGGCGTCGCCGCCCGCGTCCCCGGCGGCGGTCTGGAGCAGGGTCGGCGCGCCGCCCCAGCCGAGGCCCCACAGCACCACGGCGGCGTAGACGAGGACGGGGGCGTCCGCCCACAGGGCGAGGACGGCGGCGGCAGCGGCGACCAGCAGCGTCCCGGCGATCATGAGGGCGCGCAGGCGGCGGTGGATGTGCGCGCCGACCACCCAGATGCCGGCCAGGGACGCCGCCCCGAAGGCCAGCAGGACGAGGTCGGTGGACGAGCCCATGCCGAGCCCGTCGAGGATCGCGGCGATGTAGGTGTAGAGGATCGTGTGGGCGAGGACGAACACGAGCGTCACGAACAGCACGGCCGCCACACCGGGGACGCGCAGGACGTTCTGGCCGCCCGTCCGCTCTCCCGCGCGGCGTCCGGGGAAGTCCGGGACCGACACCCTGATCCAGCCGAGCAGGACGACGGTCAGCCCGGTCATGGTCAGGAACGCCGCCTGCCAGCCGAGCGCCGCGCCGAGGAACGTCCCGGCGGGGACGCCCAGGGAGAGCGCGAGCGGGATCCCCGCCATGGCGACGGCGATGGCCCGTCCTTCCAGGTGGGAGGGCACGAGGCGGCGGGCGTAGCCGGCCAGCAGCGCCCACGCGAGACCGGCCGCGACCCCGGCCGCGAACCGGGCCGCCATGGTCAGCGCGTAGTGGGTCGACAGGGCCGTGACGGTGTTGGCGGCGGCGAACCCGGCGACGGTCGTCAGCAGGAGGCGGCGGCGCCGCCACCCGGCGGTGGCCGCGGTCAGCGGGACGGCGGTCAGCGCCGTCCCGATCGCGTAGATCGTCACGGTCTGCCCGGTGGCGGACTCGCTCGCGTGCAGGCTCGCGCTCATCGCGGGCAGCAGCCCGGCGGGCAGCGTCTCGGTCAGGCTCGTGATGAAGACCGCCGTCGCCAGCGCCAGCAGCGCCGGCAGGGGCAGGCCCCGGTCGGACGTCTCGTCCGGAGCGGTCGTTCTCTCCGCGGTTCGCATGCCGCGACTGTGCCGGGCGGCGCTTCGGATGCGCTGACGGTCCGCTGACGGTCGGCATGCCGCCGCCGAGTACCGTGCTGGCATGCGGTTTGGCGTGCTCGGTCCGCTCATGGTGCGGGACG encodes:
- a CDS encoding MFS transporter; translated protein: MRTAERTTAPDETSDRGLPLPALLALATAVFITSLTETLPAGLLPAMSASLHASESATGQTVTIYAIGTALTAVPLTAATAGWRRRRLLLTTVAGFAAANTVTALSTHYALTMAARFAAGVAAGLAWALLAGYARRLVPSHLEGRAIAVAMAGIPLALSLGVPAGTFLGAALGWQAAFLTMTGLTVVLLGWIRVSVPDFPGRRAGERTGGQNVLRVPGVAAVLFVTLVFVLAHTILYTYIAAILDGLGMGSSTDLVLLAFGAASLAGIWVVGAHIHRRLRALMIAGTLLVAAAAAVLALWADAPVLVYAAVVLWGLGWGGAPTLLQTAAGDAGGDAADAAQAMLVTLWNVAMAGGGIAGGVLLHVSGSASLAWSTLALLAPVLAVVLAARTHGFPRTADLSHHR